In Bradyrhizobium lablabi, one DNA window encodes the following:
- a CDS encoding NAD-dependent epimerase/dehydratase family protein: protein MPRILMTGASGGIGTSLRKLLPPIYPDLLLSDLKAPADLGKSEKFKAADLADLAQVEAICEGVDGILHFGGYSVEGPWEPILQSNIIGGYNLFEAARKKGVKRIVFASSNHAVGFYPRHHHIGTDVTPRPDSRYGVSKVFGEAVGALYADKHGLGVTCIRIGNFGEKPLDHRRLSIWLKPEDLVQLCRIGLDHPDIHFEIFYGASYNERSWWDNHRAYDLGYRPTGRGEDFREHAFAEQAKLPHDPVGDFYQGGAFCGMEFDGDKSKIIDWKK from the coding sequence ATGCCACGTATATTGATGACCGGCGCATCGGGGGGTATCGGCACGAGCTTGCGCAAATTATTGCCGCCGATCTATCCGGACCTGCTGCTGAGCGACCTGAAGGCGCCCGCCGATCTCGGCAAAAGCGAAAAATTCAAGGCGGCTGATCTCGCCGATCTTGCGCAGGTCGAGGCGATCTGCGAGGGCGTCGACGGCATCTTGCATTTTGGCGGCTATTCGGTCGAAGGCCCGTGGGAGCCGATCCTGCAGTCCAACATCATCGGCGGCTACAATTTGTTCGAGGCCGCGCGCAAAAAGGGCGTCAAGCGCATCGTGTTCGCGTCGTCGAACCATGCGGTCGGCTTTTATCCGCGCCATCACCACATCGGCACCGACGTGACGCCGCGCCCCGACAGCCGCTACGGCGTCAGCAAGGTGTTCGGCGAAGCGGTCGGCGCGCTCTATGCCGACAAGCATGGCCTTGGGGTGACCTGCATCCGCATCGGCAATTTCGGCGAAAAACCGCTCGATCATCGCCGGCTCTCGATCTGGCTGAAACCGGAAGACCTCGTGCAATTATGCCGCATCGGGCTCGATCATCCCGACATCCATTTTGAGATCTTTTACGGTGCGTCGTACAACGAGCGTAGCTGGTGGGATAATCACCGCGCCTACGACCTCGGCTATCGCCCGACTGGCCGAGGTGAGGATTTTCGCGAGCATGCTTTTGCCGAGCAGGCCAAACTCCCGCACGATCCCGTCGGCGACTTTTATCAGGGCGGCGCGTTCTGCGGCATGGAGTTCGACGGCGACAAGAGCAAGATCATCGATTGGAAAAAATGA
- a CDS encoding TRAP transporter substrate-binding protein translates to MTAASAIAQEAKHYRFAYDQPKTTGYGILGDIFADKLKELSKGTMLIDQYPGAQLGQEPQVLQLVKAGDVEFCISSSANAATLSPQAGVMSMHFLFRSEAHLIKAIADPDVSKAVKAMIADTVQGAHVIALATLGLRSMYSKREIKNIGDVKGLKVRVQATPTEDTMFPAYGAQIVHMPFGSVYTSLQTGVVDVAENGVNVYLANKHYEVAPVLSMTEHEANNSLVWVSDKLWNSLTPEQQGWVQAAADEVNKNQPARAIELEHQSQDKLKSIGVKVVTDVDKSGFIAVADPYLDKLAKELGPHAEKIKDLIRAIK, encoded by the coding sequence ATGACGGCCGCAAGCGCAATCGCGCAAGAGGCAAAACATTATCGCTTCGCTTACGATCAGCCGAAGACGACCGGCTATGGCATCCTCGGCGATATCTTCGCCGACAAGCTCAAGGAATTGAGCAAGGGCACCATGCTGATCGACCAATATCCGGGAGCGCAGCTCGGGCAGGAGCCGCAGGTGCTGCAGCTCGTGAAGGCAGGCGACGTCGAGTTCTGCATTTCGTCCTCGGCCAACGCCGCGACGCTGTCGCCGCAGGCCGGCGTGATGTCGATGCACTTCCTGTTCCGCTCGGAAGCACATTTGATCAAGGCGATCGCCGATCCCGACGTGTCAAAAGCCGTCAAGGCGATGATCGCGGATACCGTGCAGGGCGCCCATGTCATCGCGCTCGCAACGCTTGGCCTGCGCAGCATGTATTCCAAGCGCGAGATCAAGAACATCGGCGACGTGAAGGGGCTGAAGGTGCGGGTGCAGGCGACGCCGACCGAGGACACCATGTTCCCGGCCTATGGCGCGCAGATCGTGCACATGCCGTTCGGCAGCGTCTACACCTCGCTGCAGACCGGCGTCGTCGATGTCGCCGAAAACGGCGTCAACGTCTATCTCGCCAACAAGCATTACGAAGTGGCGCCGGTGCTTTCGATGACCGAACACGAGGCCAATAACAGCCTGGTGTGGGTCAGCGACAAACTCTGGAACAGCCTGACGCCGGAACAGCAGGGATGGGTGCAGGCCGCAGCCGACGAGGTCAACAAGAACCAGCCCGCAAGAGCGATCGAGCTCGAGCATCAATCGCAGGACAAGCTGAAATCGATCGGCGTCAAGGTCGTCACCGACGTCGACAAGTCGGGCTTCATCGCGGTCGCCGATCCCTATCTCGACAAGCTCGCCAAGGAGCTCGGCCCGCACGCCGAAAAGATCAAGGACCTGATCCGGGCGATCAAGTAG
- a CDS encoding IlvD/Edd family dehydratase, translated as MADGLRKGLTSYGDAGFSLFLRKAFIKAMGYSDDALNRPIVGITNTYSDYNPCHGNVPQIIEAVKRGVMLTGAMPMVFPTISIAESFAYPTSMYLRNLMAMDTEEMIRAQPMDAVVVIGGCDKTLPAQIMAAVSADLPTVVIPVGPMVVGHHKGEVLGACTDCRRLWGKYRAGEIDDAEIEAVNGRLAPSVGTCMVMGTASTMACITEALGLSLPMSATIPAPHAERFCSAEASGRVAAAMAVAKGPKPSELLTKSAFRNAQVVLQAIGGSTNGLIHLTAIANRTEHRIDLDAFDKLGREVPVLIDLKPSGEHYMEHFHHAGGLPKLMAQLGDLIDLDAKTITGQTLRDVVAGAEEVPGQDAIRARNNPIKPEGAMAVLHGNLAPRGAVIKHSAASPKLLQHTGRAVVFESVEDMTLRVDSPDLDVTADDVLVLRNAGPKGAPGMPEAGYLPIPRKLLRTGVKDMVRISDARMSGTAFGTIVLHITPESAVGGPLALVKNGDMIRLDVAKRSIDLLVDAKELEKRRAALALPEKPEWAKRGYAHLFSETILQADEGCDFDFMRAKGKE; from the coding sequence ATGGCTGACGGACTTCGCAAGGGACTAACGAGCTATGGCGACGCCGGATTTTCGCTGTTCCTGCGCAAGGCCTTCATCAAGGCGATGGGCTATTCCGACGACGCGCTGAACCGCCCCATTGTCGGCATCACCAACACCTACAGCGATTACAATCCCTGCCACGGCAACGTGCCGCAGATCATCGAAGCGGTGAAGCGCGGCGTGATGCTGACCGGCGCGATGCCGATGGTGTTCCCGACCATCTCGATCGCCGAGAGCTTTGCCTATCCGACCTCGATGTATCTGCGCAATCTGATGGCGATGGATACCGAGGAGATGATCCGCGCCCAGCCGATGGACGCGGTGGTCGTGATCGGTGGCTGCGACAAGACCCTGCCGGCGCAGATCATGGCGGCGGTTTCTGCCGATTTGCCGACGGTGGTGATCCCGGTGGGCCCGATGGTGGTCGGCCATCACAAGGGCGAGGTGCTCGGCGCCTGCACCGATTGCCGGCGGCTATGGGGAAAATACCGCGCCGGCGAGATCGACGATGCGGAGATCGAGGCCGTCAACGGCCGGCTCGCGCCTTCGGTCGGTACCTGCATGGTGATGGGCACGGCCTCCACCATGGCCTGCATCACCGAGGCGCTGGGCCTGTCGCTGCCGATGAGCGCAACCATTCCTGCGCCGCATGCCGAACGCTTTTGCTCGGCGGAGGCCAGCGGCAGGGTCGCCGCCGCGATGGCGGTCGCGAAGGGACCAAAACCCAGCGAACTGCTGACCAAGAGTGCGTTTCGGAACGCGCAGGTGGTGCTGCAGGCGATCGGCGGCTCGACCAACGGGCTTATTCATCTGACCGCGATCGCCAACCGCACCGAACATCGCATCGATCTCGACGCGTTCGACAAGCTCGGCCGCGAGGTGCCGGTGCTGATCGACCTAAAGCCGTCGGGCGAGCATTACATGGAGCATTTCCATCATGCCGGCGGGTTACCGAAACTGATGGCGCAGCTCGGCGATCTGATCGACCTCGACGCCAAGACCATCACTGGCCAGACGCTGCGCGATGTCGTCGCCGGCGCCGAGGAGGTACCCGGGCAAGACGCGATCCGCGCGCGAAACAATCCGATCAAGCCGGAAGGGGCGATGGCGGTGTTGCACGGCAATCTCGCCCCTCGCGGCGCGGTGATAAAGCATTCGGCGGCGAGCCCGAAACTCTTGCAGCATACCGGCCGCGCCGTGGTGTTCGAGTCGGTCGAAGACATGACACTGCGAGTTGACAGCCCGGATCTCGATGTCACCGCCGACGATGTGCTGGTGCTGCGCAACGCCGGTCCCAAGGGCGCGCCGGGCATGCCGGAGGCGGGCTATCTGCCGATCCCGCGAAAACTGTTGCGCACGGGCGTCAAGGACATGGTCCGGATATCGGATGCGCGAATGAGCGGCACGGCGTTCGGCACCATCGTGCTGCACATCACCCCGGAGTCCGCCGTCGGCGGTCCGCTGGCGCTGGTCAAGAACGGCGACATGATTAGGCTCGATGTCGCCAAGCGAAGCATCGATCTGTTGGTCGATGCCAAGGAACTGGAAAAACGCCGCGCGGCGCTGGCGCTGCCGGAGAAACCGGAATGGGCCAAGCGCGGCTACGCGCATCTGTTCAGCGAGACCATTTTGCAGGCCGACGAAGGCTGCGATTTCGACTTTATGCGCGCTAAAGGGAAGGAGTAG
- a CDS encoding GntR family transcriptional regulator, with amino-acid sequence MKPQAASPETSALTREEEQAEVIHRLEEDIIFGRFAPGSRLVEDTLMSRYGASRHFVRQALFLLERQGIVLREKNIGATVRFYSADEVRQIYEVREMLTRQAALMIALPAPAELIEQLVELQRQYCARADAQDLRGIHEANDAFHVALFSACGNPYLVRSLQDYMNLTLPMRAKNLADKEGLALSRRQHEFMIELLQGRDSWALAQLCVDHMQFSKSDYLGRIGADARDK; translated from the coding sequence ATGAAACCGCAGGCCGCCTCACCGGAAACCTCAGCCCTCACCCGCGAGGAAGAACAGGCGGAAGTGATCCACCGGCTCGAGGAGGATATCATCTTCGGCCGTTTCGCGCCGGGTTCGCGGCTGGTCGAGGACACGCTGATGAGCCGCTACGGCGCCAGCCGGCATTTTGTCCGTCAGGCGCTGTTCCTCCTCGAGCGCCAGGGCATCGTGCTGCGCGAAAAGAACATCGGCGCCACCGTGCGGTTTTACTCCGCCGACGAGGTGCGGCAGATTTACGAGGTGCGGGAAATGCTGACGCGGCAGGCGGCGCTGATGATCGCATTGCCTGCGCCCGCCGAGCTGATCGAACAACTCGTCGAGCTGCAGCGGCAATATTGCGCGCGGGCCGACGCGCAGGATCTGCGCGGCATCCACGAGGCCAACGACGCCTTCCACGTCGCGCTGTTTTCGGCTTGCGGCAATCCCTATCTGGTGCGCTCGCTGCAGGACTACATGAATCTGACGCTGCCGATGCGCGCGAAAAATCTCGCCGACAAAGAGGGCCTCGCGCTGTCGCGCCGCCAGCACGAGTTCATGATCGAGCTGCTCCAAGGGCGCGACAGCTGGGCGCTGGCGCAGCTCTGCGTCGATCACATGCAGTTCAGCAAGTCGGATTATCTCGGCCGGATCGGGGCTGATGCGCGCGACAAATAA
- a CDS encoding TRAP transporter substrate-binding protein, producing MNNLQRTIGLAVAATAMLFAASAGAQEAKHYRFAYDQPRNTGYSIAGDLFADKLKELSKGTMLIDQYPGAQLGQEPQLLQLVKSGDIEFAIISSANTATISPQAGVMSLHFLFRDEKHVVKALADPQVFEAIKTMIDDTAQGLHVIATGSQGVRHMYGKKEIHNVGDIKGLKVRVQATATEDTMFPAYGAQTVHMPFGSVYTSLQTGVVDVAENSINVYLVNKHYEVAPVLSITEHEANNALVFISDKLWQSLTAEQKQWVQTAAAEISAKEPAKAFDLERTAAAKLKSLGVKIVDDVDKKSFTAIADPYLDKLAKELGPHAEKIKTLIRAIN from the coding sequence ATGAACAATCTGCAGAGAACGATAGGTCTGGCCGTTGCCGCAACAGCAATGCTGTTTGCCGCGAGCGCCGGCGCGCAGGAGGCAAAGCATTATCGCTTCGCCTACGACCAGCCGCGCAACACCGGTTATTCGATCGCCGGCGACCTGTTCGCCGACAAGCTCAAGGAATTGAGCAAGGGCACCATGCTGATCGATCAATATCCCGGTGCGCAGCTCGGCCAGGAGCCGCAATTGCTGCAACTGGTCAAATCGGGCGACATCGAATTCGCCATCATCTCCTCGGCCAACACCGCGACGATTTCGCCGCAAGCCGGCGTGATGTCGCTGCATTTCCTGTTCCGCGACGAAAAGCACGTCGTCAAGGCGCTCGCCGATCCCCAGGTGTTCGAGGCGATCAAGACCATGATCGATGACACCGCGCAGGGGCTGCATGTCATCGCGACGGGATCGCAGGGGGTGCGGCACATGTACGGCAAGAAGGAAATCCACAACGTCGGCGACATCAAAGGGCTGAAGGTCCGCGTCCAGGCTACCGCCACCGAGGACACCATGTTCCCGGCCTATGGCGCGCAGACCGTGCACATGCCGTTCGGCAGCGTCTATACCTCGCTCCAAACCGGCGTCGTCGACGTCGCCGAGAACAGCATCAACGTCTATCTCGTCAACAAGCATTACGAGGTCGCTCCGGTGTTGTCGATCACCGAGCACGAGGCCAATAACGCCCTGGTCTTCATCAGTGACAAATTATGGCAGAGCCTCACCGCCGAGCAGAAGCAATGGGTCCAAACGGCCGCGGCTGAAATCAGCGCCAAAGAGCCGGCCAAAGCCTTTGATCTCGAACGAACCGCGGCTGCCAAATTGAAGTCGCTCGGCGTCAAGATCGTCGACGACGTCGACAAGAAAAGTTTTACGGCGATCGCCGATCCCTATCTCGACAAGCTCGCCAAGGAACTCGGCCCGCATGCGGAGAAGATCAAGACCCTGATCCGCGCGATCAACTAA
- a CDS encoding SMP-30/gluconolactonase/LRE family protein yields the protein MSQAKSPRAGFEPATYYPDPAIHALDPRFEKYWLKLSAVERLTTGLRWAEGPVWFGDGRYLLCSDIPNQRIIKWEEETGAVSNYRKPSNFANGNTRDRQGRLITCEHGGRRVVRTEYDGSITVLMDSFNGKRLNSPNDVVVKSDGSIWFTDPQFGLLGNYEGYKEDPEIDMNVYRIDGATGKASIVAEGILGPNGLCFSPDEKILYIIESRGVPTRKILAYDVSPGGDTISNKRLFVDAGAGTPDGMRADIDGNLWCGWGMGDPELDGVVVFAPDGVMIGRIALPERCANLCFGGLKRNRLFMAASQSIYALYVNTQGALGG from the coding sequence ATGTCCCAAGCAAAATCGCCTCGCGCTGGCTTCGAGCCGGCGACCTATTATCCCGATCCGGCGATTCATGCGCTCGATCCGCGCTTCGAAAAATACTGGCTGAAACTGTCGGCGGTGGAACGGCTGACCACGGGATTGCGCTGGGCCGAGGGCCCGGTGTGGTTCGGCGACGGCCGCTATTTGTTGTGCAGCGATATTCCCAACCAGCGCATCATCAAATGGGAAGAGGAAACCGGCGCGGTCAGCAACTACCGAAAGCCGTCAAACTTCGCCAACGGCAACACCCGCGACCGCCAGGGACGCCTGATCACCTGCGAACACGGCGGGCGCCGCGTTGTCAGGACCGAATATGACGGTTCGATTACGGTTCTGATGGACTCCTTCAACGGCAAGCGGCTGAATTCGCCGAACGACGTCGTGGTGAAATCCGACGGCTCGATCTGGTTCACCGATCCCCAGTTCGGCCTGCTCGGCAATTACGAAGGCTACAAGGAAGATCCCGAGATCGACATGAACGTCTACCGGATCGACGGCGCGACCGGAAAGGCCAGCATCGTCGCCGAAGGCATTTTGGGGCCGAACGGGCTGTGTTTCTCGCCGGACGAGAAAATTCTCTACATCATCGAATCGCGCGGCGTGCCGACCCGAAAAATCCTCGCCTATGATGTCTCGCCGGGCGGCGATACCATTTCCAACAAGCGCCTCTTCGTCGATGCCGGAGCCGGCACGCCGGACGGCATGCGCGCCGACATCGACGGCAATCTGTGGTGCGGCTGGGGCATGGGCGATCCCGAGCTCGACGGCGTCGTGGTGTTCGCACCCGACGGCGTGATGATCGGCCGCATCGCACTGCCCGAGCGCTGCGCCAATCTGTGCTTCGGCGGGCTCAAGCGCAACCGCCTGTTCATGGCCGCGAGCCAGTCGATCTACGCGCTGTACGTCAACACGCAAGGCGCGCTGGGGGGATAG
- a CDS encoding TRAP transporter large permease, producing MSAPAILALMSFCFLFFGYLGVPVPFSLMAGVFVGAALTDVSLAAIVQKIFDGMDSEALLAIPFFLLVGELMSSANVVVRIANLSLSLVGHIRGGLSQVVVVFSMFFSEMSGSTTADVAVMSRALGGPMKREGYSPAFIAAIIASASTIAALVPPSITAVVYGAVGNVSIAGLFMAGVVPGFMIGFGLMIYCYFFGPSGMRKPRAPLRQIVFAAGDAALPLMIPVILLGGILTGWFTPTEAGVVAVIWIIAVVIPALNRGHLRKIPYDFCLAGLIFSLPLITIGAANAFGWMLAYLRGAIVIADWITSIAGNDPHYIMLLMVLLFTVVGDFIEPVPTIIIFMPLVNALTQAGDINGVHMGVVLIATLAFGLITPPYGLVLLMASKFVGVSFAKALRAALPIYVVFLVTICFTIYFPKVVLWLPKHVIPESVGCFKSPAGTGYICPE from the coding sequence ATGAGCGCGCCCGCCATCCTGGCGCTGATGTCGTTCTGTTTTCTGTTTTTCGGCTATCTCGGCGTCCCCGTGCCGTTTTCGCTGATGGCCGGCGTCTTCGTCGGTGCGGCGCTGACCGATGTGTCATTGGCCGCGATCGTCCAGAAGATTTTCGACGGCATGGATTCCGAAGCGCTGCTGGCGATCCCGTTTTTCCTGCTGGTCGGCGAGCTCATGAGTTCGGCGAACGTGGTGGTACGGATCGCCAATTTGTCGTTGTCGCTGGTCGGGCACATCAGGGGCGGGCTGTCGCAGGTTGTCGTCGTCTTCAGCATGTTTTTCTCGGAGATGTCGGGATCGACCACGGCGGACGTCGCCGTGATGAGCCGCGCGCTGGGTGGCCCGATGAAGCGCGAGGGCTACAGTCCCGCGTTCATCGCGGCGATCATCGCATCCGCCTCGACCATCGCGGCGCTGGTGCCGCCGAGCATCACCGCCGTGGTCTATGGCGCGGTCGGCAATGTCTCGATCGCCGGACTGTTCATGGCCGGTGTGGTGCCCGGATTCATGATCGGCTTCGGCCTGATGATCTATTGCTACTTCTTCGGCCCCTCCGGCATGCGCAAGCCACGTGCGCCGCTGCGCCAGATCGTTTTCGCGGCGGGAGACGCCGCACTGCCGCTGATGATTCCGGTGATCCTGCTCGGCGGCATCCTCACCGGCTGGTTCACGCCGACGGAAGCCGGTGTGGTCGCGGTGATCTGGATCATCGCGGTGGTGATCCCCGCGCTCAATCGCGGGCATTTGCGCAAGATTCCCTACGATTTTTGTCTGGCCGGGCTGATCTTTTCGCTGCCGCTGATCACCATCGGCGCCGCCAACGCGTTCGGCTGGATGCTGGCGTATCTGCGCGGCGCCATCGTTATCGCCGACTGGATCACCTCGATCGCCGGCAACGATCCGCATTATATCATGTTGCTGATGGTGCTGTTGTTCACGGTCGTGGGCGATTTCATCGAGCCGGTCCCGACCATCATTATCTTCATGCCGCTGGTGAACGCGCTGACGCAAGCGGGCGACATCAACGGCGTCCATATGGGCGTGGTGCTGATCGCAACGCTCGCGTTCGGCCTGATCACGCCGCCATATGGGTTGGTGCTCTTGATGGCATCGAAATTCGTCGGCGTCAGTTTTGCCAAAGCGCTACGCGCGGCACTGCCGATCTATGTGGTGTTCCTGGTGACGATCTGCTTCACGATCTATTTCCCGAAGGTGGTGCTGTGGCTGCCGAAGCATGTGATTCCGGAATCCGTCGGATGCTTCAAGTCACCGGCGGGGACGGGGTATATTTGCCCGGAGTGA
- a CDS encoding TRAP transporter small permease: MAIADKLVLQRQHHLKWRSFDKLELVLMIICGVLCFGFSLSVTADIVTRTIGHPWLWLQEVTSTLFIYAIFIGAAVATRRNDHLYLTAISEALHGTPRLIVEIVIRLVVLGVAFCLIWFGYLNYLRGFGSFRLPSGTPIASLYAAIPVAGVLIALFTIEQLVNGIRNGFDHPEPPEDDLPIPPVDAGAQRSARP, from the coding sequence ATGGCCATCGCCGACAAACTGGTGTTGCAGCGGCAGCATCACCTAAAATGGCGGTCATTCGACAAGCTCGAGCTGGTCCTGATGATCATTTGCGGCGTGTTGTGTTTCGGCTTCTCGCTGTCGGTAACGGCTGACATCGTGACGCGCACGATCGGCCATCCCTGGCTGTGGCTGCAGGAAGTCACTTCGACGCTGTTCATCTATGCGATCTTCATCGGCGCCGCGGTCGCGACCCGCCGCAACGATCATCTGTATCTCACCGCGATCTCCGAGGCGTTGCACGGCACGCCGCGCCTGATTGTCGAGATCGTGATCCGGCTCGTGGTACTCGGCGTTGCGTTCTGCCTGATCTGGTTCGGCTATCTCAATTACCTCCGCGGCTTCGGCAGTTTCCGCCTGCCCTCGGGCACGCCGATCGCCTCGCTCTATGCGGCCATTCCTGTCGCCGGCGTGCTGATCGCGCTGTTCACGATCGAGCAACTGGTCAACGGCATCAGAAATGGCTTCGACCACCCCGAGCCGCCGGAAGACGACCTTCCGATCCCGCCTGTCGATGCCGGCGCGCAACGGAGCGCGCGGCCATGA
- a CDS encoding aldehyde dehydrogenase family protein: MVNRMQFYIDGAWVDPVVKKSTPVVNPATEEAMYEIALGSKADVDKAVAAAKRAFETFSQTSREERVALLSKVIEVYKTRMKDIGAAVSDEMGAPLPMAEKLQAGAGLGHIASTLEVLKNYHFEEPLGSAMVVREPVGVIGMITPWNWPLNQIACKVAPALAAGCTMILKPSEFTPSSALIFAEILHEAGVPKGVFNLINGLGPEVGAAMSEHPDIDMISFTGSTRAGIDVAKRAAPTVKRVSQELGGKSPNVILEGADLTKAVTGGVMHMFNNSGQSCNAPSRMIVPLSKMKEVAAIAKSVADKTKAGDPRAEGTTIGPVVSRIQWDKIQKLIQKGIEEGATLVAGGPGLPEGVNKGFYVRPTIFADVTNDMTIAREEIFGPVLTILGAKDEEDAVKIANDTPYGLAGYVSADTVESARRVGRRIRAGNVNLQGVPNDRTAPFGGYKQSGNGREWGKYGLEEYLEVKAVAGFNAA, from the coding sequence ATGGTCAACCGCATGCAATTCTACATCGACGGCGCCTGGGTCGATCCGGTCGTCAAGAAGTCCACGCCCGTCGTTAACCCTGCCACCGAAGAGGCGATGTATGAAATTGCGCTCGGCTCCAAGGCCGACGTCGACAAGGCGGTCGCTGCCGCCAAGCGCGCGTTCGAAACGTTTTCGCAGACCAGCCGCGAGGAGCGCGTCGCGCTGCTGTCGAAGGTCATCGAAGTCTACAAGACCCGTATGAAGGACATCGGTGCTGCCGTCTCCGACGAGATGGGCGCACCGCTGCCGATGGCGGAGAAGCTGCAGGCCGGCGCCGGCCTCGGCCACATCGCCTCCACGCTCGAGGTTCTCAAGAACTATCATTTTGAGGAGCCGCTCGGCTCGGCGATGGTGGTGCGTGAGCCCGTCGGCGTCATCGGCATGATCACGCCGTGGAACTGGCCGCTGAACCAGATCGCCTGCAAGGTGGCGCCCGCGCTTGCCGCCGGCTGCACCATGATCCTGAAACCGTCGGAATTCACGCCGTCGTCGGCGTTGATTTTCGCGGAAATCCTGCATGAAGCCGGCGTGCCCAAGGGCGTGTTCAACCTGATCAACGGCCTCGGCCCGGAAGTCGGCGCCGCCATGAGCGAGCATCCTGATATCGACATGATCTCGTTCACCGGCTCGACCCGCGCCGGCATCGATGTCGCAAAACGCGCAGCTCCAACGGTGAAGCGCGTCAGCCAGGAGCTCGGCGGCAAGTCGCCGAACGTCATCCTCGAAGGCGCCGACCTGACCAAGGCCGTCACCGGCGGCGTGATGCACATGTTCAACAATTCCGGACAGTCCTGCAACGCGCCGTCGCGGATGATCGTGCCGCTGTCGAAGATGAAGGAAGTGGCCGCCATCGCCAAGAGCGTCGCCGACAAGACCAAGGCCGGCGATCCCCGCGCCGAAGGCACCACGATCGGCCCGGTGGTGTCCCGCATCCAGTGGGACAAGATCCAGAAGCTGATCCAGAAGGGCATCGAGGAAGGTGCGACGCTGGTTGCTGGTGGCCCGGGCCTCCCTGAGGGCGTCAACAAGGGCTTCTATGTGCGTCCGACCATCTTCGCTGATGTCACCAACGACATGACGATCGCGCGCGAGGAAATTTTTGGGCCGGTGCTGACCATCCTCGGCGCCAAGGATGAAGAAGACGCCGTCAAGATCGCCAACGACACGCCCTATGGTCTCGCCGGTTACGTCTCCGCCGACACCGTCGAAAGCGCCCGCCGCGTCGGCCGCCGCATCCGCGCCGGCAACGTCAATCTGCAGGGCGTGCCCAACGACCGCACCGCGCCGTTCGGCGGCTACAAGCAGTCCGGCAACGGCCGCGAATGGGGCAAATACGGTTTGGAAGAATATCTCGAGGTCAAGGCCGTCGCGGGATTCAACGCGGCGTAA